One genomic window of Cricetulus griseus strain 17A/GY chromosome 3, alternate assembly CriGri-PICRH-1.0, whole genome shotgun sequence includes the following:
- the Kif7 gene encoding kinesin-like protein KIF7 isoform X4 encodes MGLEAQRLSGTEDAPVRVALRVRPLLPKELLHGHQSCLQVEPEHGRITLGRDRHFGFHVVLGEDTGQEAVYQACVQPLLEAFFEGFNATVFAYGQTGSGKTYTMGEASVASLHEDEQGIIPRAMAEAFKLIDENDLLDCLVHVSYLEVYKEEFRDLLEVGTASRDIQLREDDRGNVVLCGVKEVDVEGLDEVLSLLEMGNAARHTGATHFNRLSSRSHTVFTVTLEQRGRAPSRLPRPAAGHLLVSKFHFVDLAGSERVLKTGSTGERLKESIQINSTLLALGNVISALGDPQRRGTHIPYRDSKITRILKDSLGGNAKTVMIACVSPSSSDFDETLNTLNYASRAQNIRNRATVNWRPEAERAPEEQAAGARGPPRHRSETRIIHRGRRAPGPAVGSTVAAAGLGAECARCRARTSAAYSLLRELQAEPGLPGGAARKVRDWLCAVEGERSTLSSASGPDSGIESAPAEDHTAQGNSGRKGDEGAQQLMTLQSQVARLEEENRDFLAALEDAMEQYKLQSDRLREQQEEMVELRLRLELARPGWGAPGLLQGLPPGSFVPRPHTAPLGGVHTNMLGMVPPTCLPGEEVSSEQVTNGMEVKAEVLAQVDKLGSSSSTTSEEEGEEEEEEPPRRTLYLRRNGISNWSQRAGVRPGSPPDRKGPEVCLEESAAATPAPQAVGGSKVPVQTRQAPAAMASEWRLAQAQQKIRELAINIRMKEELIGELVRTGKAAQALNRQHSQRIRELEQEAERVRAELYEGQRQLRELEGREPQDASERSRLQEFRKRVAAAQSQVQVLKEKKQATERLVSLSAQSETRLQELERNVQLMRRQQGQLQRRLREETEQKRRLETEMNKRQHRVKELELKHEQQQKILKIKTEEIAAFQRKRRSGSNGSVVSLEQQQKIEEQKKWLDQEMEKVLQQRRALEELGQELHKREVILAKKEALIQEKTGLESKRLRSSQALNEDIVRVSSRLEHLEKELSEKSGQLRQGSAQNQQQIRGEIDTLRQEKDSLLKQRLEIDSKLRQGSLLSPEEERTLFQLDEAIEALDAAIEYKNEAITCRQRVLRASASLLSQCEMNLMAKLSYLSSSETRALLCKYFDKVVTLREEQHQQQIAFSELEMQLEEQQRLVYWLEVALERQRLEMDRQLTLQQKEHEQNVQLLLQQGRDHLGEGLADSKRQYEARIQALEKELGRHMWINQELKQKLSAGNTAGQSRGGERRSLCQENRQGLGNEDGLHPAAPEALWQSSLLEGAPRAWDETRDLVHAPLPLTWKRSSLCSEQSSSEELRARETTEPSGGRVPPVGELGLSWNFGPLPKPRWEPRRTSPWMIDVRKNPL; translated from the exons ATGGGGCTGGAGGCCCAGAGGCTATCTGGAACTGAGGATGCCCCCGTGAGGGTAGCCCTTCGAGTTCGCCCACTGCTGCCTAAGGAGCTGCTGCATGGTCATCAGAGTTGCCTGCAGGTGGAGCCAGAGCATGGTCGAATCACCCTGGGGCGAGACCGCCACTTCGGCTTCCATGTGGTACTGGGAGAGGACACTGGACAGGAGGCTGTGTACCAGGCTTGCGTCCAGCCCCTTCTCGAGGCGTTCTTTGAGGGCTTCAACGCCACTGTCTTTGCCTATGGTCAGACAGGCTCCGGGAAGACGTATACCATGGGGGAGGCCAGTGTGG CCTCCCTGCATGAAGATGAACAGGGCATCATCCCAAGGGCCATGGCTGAGGCCTTCAAGCTCATTGATGAGAACGACCTGCTGGACTGCCTGGTGCATGTGTCCTACCTGGAAGTGTATAAAGAAGAGTTCCGAGACCTGCTAGAAGTGGGCACTGCCAGCCGGGACATCCAGCTTCGGGAAGACGATCGGGGAAATGTTG TGCTGTGTGGGGTGAAAGAAGTGGACGTGGAAGGCCTGGACGAGGTGCTGAGCCTCCTGGAGATGGGCAACGCTGCGCGGCACACAGGCGCCACACACTTCAACCGTCTGTCCAGCCGCTCACACACGGTCTTCACTGTGACCCTAGAGCAGCGGGGACGGGCTCCTAGCCGCTTGCCTCGACCCGCCGCCGGCCACCTGCTGGTCTCCAAATTCCACTTCGTGGACCTGGCAGGCTCAGAGAGGGTTCTCAAGACCGGCAGCACCGGCGAACGGCTCAAGGAGAGCATCCAGATTAACAGCACCCTGCTGGCGCTGGGCAATGTCATCAGCGCTCTAGGGGACCCTCAGCGCCGAGGCACCCACATCCCCTACCGCGACTCCAAGATCACCCG GATCCTCAAAGACTCTCTGGGAGGGAATGCCAAGACGGTGATGATCGCCTGCGTCAGCCCCTCCTCCTCTGACTTCGATGAAACTCTCAACACCCTCAACTACGCCAGCCGTGCCCAGAACATCCGCAATCGCGCCACAGTCAACTGGCGGCCGGAGGCCGAGCGCGCCCCCGAAGAGCAGGCGGCGGGCGCGCGCGGGCCGCCGCGACACCGCTCGGAGACGCGCATCATCCACCGCGGCCGGCGCGCGCCCGGCCCGGCAGTGGGCTCCACCGTAGCGGCTGCCGGCCTGGGAGCCGAGTGCGCGCGCTGCCGCGCCCGCACCAGCGCCGCCTACAGCCTCCTGCGAGAACTGCAGGCAGAGCCGGGGCTGCCTGGCGGTGCTGCGCGCAAGGTGCGGGACTGGCTGTGCGCGGTGGAGGGCGAGCGCAGCACCCTGAGCTCTGCCTCCGGGCCTGACAGTGGCATCGAGAGCGCTCCAGCGGAGGACCACACAGCGCAGGGGAACAGCGGGAGAAAG GGGGATGAGGGGGCCCAGCAGCTGATGACCCTGCAGAGCCAAGTGGCCCGGTTAGAGGAGGAGAATCGAGACTTTCTGGCAGCTTTGGAGGATGCCATGGAGCAGTACAAACTGCAG AGTGACCGCCTGCGAGAACAGCAGGAAGAGATGGTGGAACTTCGGCTTCGGCTAGAGCTGGCACGGCCTGGCTGGGGAGCACCGGGGCTCCTGCAGGGTTTGCCTCCTGGGTCCTTTGTGCCGAGACCTCACACAGCTCCCCTGGGAGGTGTCCACACTAACATGCTGGGCATGGTGCCCCCCACATGTCTTCCTGGAGAAGAAGTTAGCTCCGAGCAG GTGACAAATGGCATGGAAGTCAAGGCGGAGGTGCTGGCCCAAGTGGACAAGTTGGGAAGTAGCTCTTCCACTAcctcagaggaggaaggggaggaagaggaagaggagccaCCCAGGAGGACTTTATACCTTCGCAG aaATGGGATCAGCAACTGGAGCCAGAGGGCAGGGGTTCGTCCAGGGAGCCCACCTGACAGGAAGGGCCCAGAGGTGTGCCTAGAAGAGTCAGCTGCTGCCACTCCAGCACCACAAG CAGTTGGTGGCAGCAAGGTCCCAGTTCAGACCCGCCAGGCCCCTGCTGCCATGGCCTCTGAGTGGCGACTGGCTCAGGCCCAGCAGAAGATCCGGGAACTGGCCATCAATATCCGAATGAAGGAGGAGCTCATTGGTGAGCTGGTCCGCACAG GGAAGGCGGCCCAGGCCCTGAACCGCCAGCACAGCCAGCGCATCCGGGAGCTGGAGCAGGAGGCTGAGCGTGTGAGGGCAGAGTTGTACGAAGGGCAGAGGCAGCTTCGTGAACTGGAGGGCAGGGAGCCCCAGGATGCCAGCGAGCGGTCCAGGCTTCAGGAATTCCGCAAGAGAGTGGCTGCAGCTCAAAGCCAGGTGCAG gtacTGAAGGAGAAGAAGCAGGCAACAGAGCGGCTAGTGTCACTGTCGGCTCAAAGTGAGACACGgctgcaggagctggagagaaacGTGCAGCTCATGCGGCGACAGCAGGGGCAGCTGCAGAGGCGGCTCcgagaggaaacagagcagaaGCGGCGCCTGGAGACAGAGATGAACAAACGGCAGCATCGGGTCAAG GAACTGGAACTGAAGCATGAGCAACAGCAGAAGATCCTGAAAATCAAGACGGAAGAGATTGCAGCCTTCCAGAGGAAGAGGCGCAGTGGCAGCAATGGCTCTGTGGTCAGCCTGGAGCAACAGCAG AAGATTGAGGAGCAGAAGAAGTGGCTGGACCAGGAGATGGAGAAGGTGCTGCAGCAGCGGCGGGCGCTGGAGGAGTTAGGACAAGAGCTCCACAAACGGGAGGTCATCCTGGCCAAGAAGGAGGCCCTGATACAGGAGAAGACAGGGCTAGAGAGCAAGCGCCTGAGGTCCAGCCAG GCCCTAAATGAGGACATCGTGCGCGTGTCCAGCCGTCTAGAACACTTGGAGAAGGAGCTATCTGAGAAGAGCGGGCAGCTGCGGCAAGGCAGTGCCCAGAACCAGCAGCAGATCCGCGGGGAGATAGACACCCTGCGCCAGGAGAAGGACTCACTGCTGAAGCAACGCCTAGAGATTGATAGCAAGCTGCGGCAAGGAAGCCTGCTGTCACCTGAG GAGGAGAGGACACTGTTCCAGCTGGATGAAGCCATCGAGGCCCTGGATGCTGCCATTGAGTACAAGAATGAGGCTATCACATGCCGCCAGCGGGTGCTACGGGCTTCGGCCTCCTTGCTGTCCCAGTGTGAGATGAATCTCATGGCCAAGCTCAGCTACCTCTCTTCCTCAGAGACCAGAGCCCTGCTGTGCAAGTATTTTGACAAG GTGGTGACACTCCGAGAGGAGCAACACCAGCAACAGATTGCCTTCTCGGAGCTTGAAATGCAGTTGGAGGAGCAGCAGCGGCTGGTGTACTGGCTGGAGGTGGCGCTGGAACGGCAGCGCCTGGAGATGGACCGCCAGCTAACCTTGCAGCAGAAAGAACATGAGCAGAATGTGCAGCTGCTCCTCCAGCAGGGTCGAG ACCACCTTGGTGAGGGCTTAGCAGACAGCAAGAGGCAATATGAGGCCCGGATTCAAGctctggagaaggaactgggccGACACATGTGGATAAACCAGGAGCTGAAACAGAAGCTCAGTGCAGGAAATACAGCAGGCCAGAGCCGGG GTGGTGAGAGGAGAAGCCTCTGCCAGGAAAACAGACAAGGGCTTGGAAACGAAGATGGGCTCCACCCAGCAGCTCCTGAAGCTCTCTGGCAGTCCTCCCTTTTGGAGGGGGCACCCCGTGCCTGGGATGAGACTCGGGACTTGGTCCATGCCCCACTACCCCTGACATGGAAACGCTCGAGCTTGTGCAGTGAGCAGAGCTCCTCTGAGGAGCTGAGGGCCCGGGAAACAACCGAGCCCTCAGGAGGGCGGGTGCCACCTGTGGGTGAATTGGGCCTCTCCTGGAACTTTGGACCTTTGCCTAAGCCCCGGTGGGAACCCCGAAGAACCAGCCCGTGGATGATCGATGTCAGGAAAAACCCTTTGTAG